GCAGTGTTGGGCGTGGATTATTGCAACACCGCGGTCACAATGTGACCACGTTTCTGTCCGGCGCCGATTTGCTGGTCGCGATGGACGAAGGCGCAACGTTTGACCTGATCGTGCTGGACAATTCTATGCCCGTGCTTAGTGGTCAAGCGACCTATGTACGGATCAGGCAGATCGACGAAGATGTTCCCGTGGTGATTAGCAGCGGCCGAATTCCGGACCTCGCCACATTCGCTCCGCCCACCATGGCTGCACCAAACGGGTTCCTGGCAAAACCATTCACTCTGACAGACGTGACCGCATTGCTGAAAGACTGCTTCCACTAACAACGGTGCGACTCGCCGCCAGGTCGCACGGTGTTCCTTCGCCGTTTCGAAAGCGCAACTCCCTAATCGGGAAGACCGGCGTTGTCCGAAAACTTCGGTGGTGTGTCAGAGCCGTCCTTTTTGTAAAAGCGAGTCAGGTCGATTCCGCCTTTGACTTCCATTTCGGCGATCTTCAATCGCTGTTCAATCTTTGACAGCCGTGCTTCCAGAAATGGTGACAGCCGTTCGTCGATCAGTTTCTTCGACAGCGGTACCTGAGGATAATTGAGCTGACGCTGCAGTGCGGAAAAGAAGTACAGTGGATCGCGGCCAATATTGGCTTTTGCGATCCGTCCATCCTGCTCACCGAACAACGCCTCCGGTTCGTCGCCCGTGTTTTGGTCGTCGTTTTTTTGAGCGGCCGTTTGCTGACTCTTTCGCCGCGTGCGAAAATTCTCCGACGCGCGATAGACAAGTTCAGACAGTTCGGCGACGCCCAACTGATTGTGCAGGCTGCGAATCCAGCGACTCCAACGTTCGTCGTACAGCGGGTCGGCTGCAATCGCACGCAAGCCATCAGCAAAGCCCAGGCGGTTGCGAGTGACGCATTCGAACTGATACACAAACAGGCCTCGCCGCGACGCTTCCCCGGCACGATATTTGGCTTCGCGTTCCAGAATCTCCAAAGCGGTCAACTGTTCGAACTTCGAAACTTCGTCTTCGGCGCGAGCCACCACAAACGTTTGGAACGCGGTAAAATAGTGCGGCAACCGCGCCATCGCGTCGCTGATCTTGCCTGCGTGCAAAATCTCGGCGCGCATGAAATCTACGGCCATCGGCAGCCGGGTGGTTGCGAGGATCTCTTCGTGAACGGTCTTCAGGATGTCCTGCGAAGGCGTGTTCTGCTCCAAACGCTCGCGATACACACGAAAGAAGTATTCCTGTTCGATGTACTCTTCGCGCGGAAGTGTGCTCATATTGTTGTTGTTCCTGCCTGAACCATCCGTTCCCGAATTCGCTCCATCCGATCTCGATTGACGCCCATATCCGAATGCCCAACCCGCGACGCCGATCGGAAGTGGATTTGGTCGCTCTCCGGGTCGATCAGAAATTCGACGTCGTCCACAAACCGAAACACGGCGCTGCGAAATTCGGCTCGCAAATACAGGTCCCGCTGTTCCACAATGCGGCTGCGCGGCATCGATTCGACGATTTCCCGCAGTTTGGACAACGCACCTTCCGGCGAACCATCGTACGCCAGCGGTGTCATCCTTTGGTCCGGGTTCTGTGTCTGAGTCGACACGCAATTGGGCGTATCGGGCAATTCGGCCAGCTTTCCGTCGTGTACGCCAAGGCTTTTGGGGGGCGACGCGGTCAGGCTAAGCAGGAACACGCCGGCAACTCCCACAGCCAAAACGCCGCCCGCAATTAGAAGGTAGATCTGCATTCGGTTAAGTCCCGCCGGACGTGGCAAATTTGGTGTGGCCGCTCGCCTTGCCATGCGGCTTCCGTTATTCTCACCAGCAATCTCATTCGTCGCGATCGACTTCGACCGACTTCGTCCGGTTTCCATTGTTCTCTCGAAAAAAGTTGTCTCAGTTCCATGTCCGATCCGTCCGCCTCTTCCGAACAACCCAACGACAGCTCAGACGCGGATTCGCCTGTTGAAAACGGTCAGCCGATGGCTGAAAGTGCTGAACCGGATTTCGATCCCACGTTCGACACCGAAACCGTCACGCAGCCCCGAGACGAGCAACTGTATCAGCGCAGCCTCGCGAATGCTCTGATCGCAGCACGCTGTGCTGACGAAATGCGGGCTCGCGACATTGTGGTGCTGGATATGACCAAGATCGCTTCCATCGTCGACTTTTTCGTCATCGGCACGGGCACCAGCCGTCGTCAGATGCACGCGATTGCAGATGAAGTCAATCGTAAGCTCAAAGGTGAAGAAGGCAATACGCGACTGAATATCGAAGGCTACCGGACAGAAGGAAACTGGATTTTGATGGACTTCGGCGACGTCGTCCTGCACGTTTTCACGGAAGAAGGCCGCCAACTATACGACCTCGAAAACCTAAAAGCCGACGCCGAACGAGTCGACTGGCAGAACCTGTAAGGGACCACATGATCGGCTGGATTGTCAGGCTGTGTTCATGCTGGCTGCTGGGCGTTTCAATGCATGCCCACGCCGCCGACGATGCGACGGTCCGCGTTGCAACGTACAACGTCAGCCTGAATCGGAAAACTGAAGGCGCGCTGGTTCGCGATCTGCAGAACAACGACGCTCAAGCGACAAAGGTCGCTCGCGTGCTTCGAACCATCCAACCCAATATCGTGCTGCTTAACGAATTCGACTACGACAAGGCGGGCGTAGCGGCAGAGTTGTTTCGCTCGAAGTACCTGGAATCCGACATTCCCGGGCTGCAAAAGCTGGCGATGCCGTATGCCTATTGCGACGCCGCCAACACGGGTGAGCCAAGCGGTCTGGACCTGAACAAGGACGGATCCACCGATGGTCCGGCAGACGCATTTGGGTTCGGCAATTTTCCCGGCCAGTACGGAATGCTGCTGCTGTCGAAGTATCCCATCCGGTCGGAAGACGTGCGGACGTTTCGAAAGTTGCTGTGGCACAACGTGCCAGACGCGGCGGCTCCCGTTGATCCGAAAACCAACCAGCCGTGGTATTCGGACGAGGTGTGGCAGCGGTTGCGTTTGTCATCAAAGAGTCATTGGGATGTGCCGGTACAGATTGGCGACAAAGTGCTTCACGTGCTGGCCAGTCACCCCACCCCGCCCGCTTTTGATGGGCCGGAAGATCGCAACGGACGCCGTAATCACGATGAGATCCGCTTTTGGGCGGACTATGTTTCGAATCCGTCCGATGACAATCGCGGCAACTGGATTCGTGACGATGCCGGTCGCATGGGTGGCATTGCGAAGGAGCAACCATTTGTTTTGTTGGGCGATTTGAACGCTGACCCCGTCGACGGTGGAAGTCATCAGCACGCCATTCGTCGGTTGCTGGAACACCCTCGCGTGAACTCAACCTTCACCCCAAAAAGCGACGGCGGGGCAGCAGCGGCCAAGCAACAAGGGAAAGCGAACGCGAAGCAGCAAGGTGATGCCGCCTTCGATACCGCAGACTTTTCGGACCGCGTGGTGGGTAATCTACGAGTGGATTACGTGTTGCCGTCGCGTGAATGCCAGGTGAAGGCAGGCGCTGTGGTGTGGCCTCAGTCGGGCGAGCCTCTGGCTGACGCAATTGACTGTTCGGATCACCGCATGGTATGGCTCGACCTGGCGTTTCCGTAGTGTTTCCGGCAGATCCTGCCCTGCCTCGACGCCGGTTGTGCGCAACAAAGGTCTGCTTCGGCAATTGCCGCCGGAGCCTCGCAAAACCGACTTTTTGCCACTTCGTCTGCCCTTGAGGGCATTTGCCCACTGCTGCTAATAACCATCCATGGAAATCAGAGCTGCCAGCCATGAATGTGACGAACAGCACTGATCGACCTGACAGATACACGCGAATTCTACTCAGCATTCTGGCCGCTGGCCTGCTGAGTGTCTTCGCAATCGCAGTCGGGCTGGAACCTGACCCGCGTGGTTTTGGAACTCACCAACAGCTTGGACTGCCCGGATGTCAGTTTCGTAAATGGAGTGGTTTCGCGTGCCCTCACTGTGGCATGACGACAAGTTTCTCGAACCTGGTTCGAGGCCGATTTGAAGACGCCTGGCGGGCCAATCCGTTGGGCATCGTGCTGGCAGCAGTCTTTGCGGTCAGCATCGTGTGGAGTTTGACGACGGCTGTCACTGGTCGATGGATGGTGACGGATCAACCGTTTCAATGGTTCGTGTTTGGAGCCATCGGGTACCTGGTTCTGTCAGTCGCCATTTGGCTGTTGACGACTTTTTGATCTCATTCATGTTGCACCAACATTCCACAATCCCACCAACGACCACCGCCCGGCGAGTACTCGTCCTGTCGTGCGTGGCCATGTTGCTGGTGACCAGTTCCGGATGTTCGCTGTTCGTGATGGCCGGAAAAGCGATCATGGGTGATCCAAAAGCTCCGGCCGAATTCCGCACCGCCACTGGAACAGACCTGACGACGGGCGAAGATTCCGTCGTGATCATTTGCACCGCGCCGCATGGCATTGTGTCTCGGTTTCCATCACTGCAGATTGACATTGTCGACCGCGTGACTCGGACCCTGAAGACTCGCAACGTGAAAGTTGTACCGTCCGGTGACGTCGCTCGATGGTTTGATGACCACGGAGAGTGGGGCGACTATTCGGAAATGGCGACGGAATTCGACGCGACGTTCGTGATTCACGTCAACATTCGTGAGTTCGGATGTCGAGTGCCGGAAAGCGAAAATTTGATGCAGGGCAAGGCCGACGGACGCATCAGTGTTCACAAAGTCCGCCAGGGACCGACGAAGCCGCTGACTTCTCGAAAATACGTAGCCCCGGTATCGCTGGCCTTCGACCGCGACTTCAACCTTCAGTTCCCATCCACGTACCCGGTGCCTCGTGAAAACCGTTCGGAAGAACTGTTCATGCAGGGATTCCTGGACCGCGTGGCTCAGAATATCAGCCAGCATTTTTACGACTATCGAATGAGTGAAGCCATTCACTAGAGCAATCTACGTTTTGTTGTGGACGGTTCTGGCTCGTGGGAACCCGCCCACGTAGGACTAAAACCGATTCCCACGGCCACAAGTCAGCGTGAGACGCTGTAAGGAATGCGCAACGTCATGACATCAAACTCTATCAATACGGCAACGCCACCTTCGATACGCTTTCGCAAAGCCGTGCGACATCTTTTGGTGCCCGCGCTGCTGTTGACGATCATGCCCGGATGCAACTACTTCATTTTGCTGGGCTACCTGATCGGCGGACCGCCCCAGATTCAGCCACTGTTCGAAAAGGAAACGAACAAATCCTTTACGGACCGCAATGTGAGAGTCGCTGTGGTTTGTTATGCACCGGACGATCTTAGAAAATTTCACGACAACATCGACCAGATGCTGTCTTGGCGATTGGCGACACTGCTAAACCACAACCATATCGACGTCGTCGAACCTGACGCGATTCAGGCATGGATGGTCAATAATCCCGACTGGGATAGTGCGGTGGATGTCGGTGCAGAATTCGACGTCAACTATGTCGTGTATGTCGACATGAGTGAATTTTCGCTGTACGAACAGGACAGCAGCAGTCTGTTTCGCGGTCGCTGCGAAGCCATCGTCAGCGTCTATGAAATGGATACCGGCGGAGACGGGCAACGAATCTTCACCAAAGACATCAACTCCATCTTCCCGACTCAGGTGCCTCGATCGGCTAGCGACGTGAGCTACGAAACGTTTCGCAATGAGTACTTTTTCCGTCTTGCCGAAGAAGTCGGACGCCTGTTTTATCCGTACGGAAACGGCGACGACATCATCAACGCCACATAGCCGACGCCAATCTGCATGTCTCGATCTTCCGGAAGTCGTCGCAGCCGCAAACGACAACTGCAGGCCAGTCACCAAAAGAATTGGCTGATCGGTCGACACGCCGTCGTCGAAACTCTGACGGCCCAGCACTGGCCGGTGGACGAACTGTTTCTGTCTGAGGAACTGGCCAACGACGTCGTCAACGAAGTCGCTGGGCTGGCGGAACAAGCGGACGTCAATTGGCAAATGGTTCCGGCCGCTCGAGTGTCCGAACTTTGCCATGCGGAGCATCATCAGGGAATGGCGGCTCGAATGGGCCCGTTCTCGTATTCCGACGTCGAATCACTGCTGGCGACGTGCTCCGCCGAATCGTCCGACGCAACAACCGGGCGATCACCGATCGTGGTGGTCTGCGATCGCATTCAGGACACCTTCAACTTCGGCGCGATTTTACGCTGCTGCGATGCGATGAATGTCGCCGGCGTTGTGATCGGTGCAGCCGAACAGGCAACGGTCACGCCTCAGGTCGCTCGATCGTCAGCAGGAGCCGTCAATTACGTGCCGATCGTGATGAGCGAAAGTGTCGTCAATGCTGTCGGGCGGCTGGCAGAGGCAGGATTCGCCATCGCAGCGGCGTCTGAAAAATCTGAATCCGTCGCATGGGACGCCGACCTGAAACGGCCCATTGCCCTGATTGTCGGCAGCGAAGCACGAGGTGTCAGCGACGAATTGCTGGAACGCTGTGACCTGCGTTTGCGTATCCCCATGATGGGCCAGGTCGAATCGCTGAACGCTGCCGTCGCGACTGGCATGCTGCTGTACGAAATTCGCCGGCAGCAGGTGTGAATCATTCGTTGGTCGCCCGCGACTGAAATTCTCGCGTGGCCGACGCCTTCGGAAACCGAAGCTTCAGTTCAGCCGACATCACATGAGCTTCATTGGGGCGTCCGGCTTGTTGCAGGCAATCAATCGCCGCCACCAGTGATTTGGCCGCCAGAGCTTCGTCAATCGGATTCATCAGCGAAGTCCACAGGAACCCCAACGCCGCCTTGTCGTATTGATGCTGCCGTTGCAGGATCCTGGCGACCACATACTGAGGCCCGTTGCGACATTCGACGGGCATCTCACGCACCTGGTCACTCCATACCTGCGCCAGCGGGTTGCGGCTGTCTGGTTTGTCCAGCATCGGAAGCCGCCAAAGCTGAGCGCCCGCGAGTTCGCCCAGTCGGTCGAGCCCCTGTTGCTGGCGAATCCGGTGCAGCACCGCCGCCGCGGCTGGCCTATGTACGGTGTTGTGCAGCAAAGCCGAAGCGGCCACAAGCCGGCGCGCAGGTAATGGGTTGCCGAGATCTTCGGGACTTGCGTTCACTCGTTCGTCCGCCAGAAGACTTTCGTCCCAGACCAGCGGCAACAGACAGACATGGCGTGATCGATCATCCTTCTGCAAAATTTGTTCGATCCGATCGACGGCCGCGTCACGGTCGCCCATTCGCACCAGCAGTTTGGCGATGTTGGCCTGAAGTTCGCACCATGCCCAATCACGGTCCTCCTGCCGCAGCGCCTGGCTCAGCGCTGCGAACGCTTTTTTGAACTCACCAGCCTGCCACAGATTCAGCCCGGAATCCCATGCCGCACTTCTGTGAAACGACAGTTCTGCCACGTCGGACATGTGCAAAACCTGAATGTTCCCACGCCCGCTGCGTCGGATCCGCAAGGTCTCACCGGCAATATTTTCGATCGTTCCGGTTAGCCGATCAGTTGTGCCGTTGTCGTTAAGAATCGAAACCGCGTCCGTCCCGGCAAACGGCAGCACCGGGCGGGAATCCTGACCGATCGCGGGACCACGCGCGACGACGACGAAAAGCAGAAGGCAGTACACGAGACGTCTCATCAGGCGAACGCTGCTGCGACTTCCTTCTTCGTTCGGAAATTCCTGTTCGCCCTTCGCCATCAATTCACCGCCCAGCCTTATCCCTTCGCCTTTGTGGCAATGCACATCCCTATTGCGGCAACTGCTGGCACGTCCACAATTCACGCCGCACCACTTTGTTCGTGGCCGCCTGAGTGATCGTGATCTTCCATTGAGCCACCCCGAACGGCAGTTCGTCGCAATAGTACACGTCGCATCTGTGCCAGCACTTGCCGAATTCCGGGTGCTGAAATGCCACTCGCGCCGCACCGCGATCGCACTTCACCGCCGTCTTTTCGCCGTCTTCCGTCACATATTTCAAATACCGAGGACTCGCCGAATTGTACGGTTTGGCCGACGGCAGACCACGCAAAAGTTGCGTAGCCCATGTCGGTGCAGCAGCGGTGCCGTCTGAAGATTGAAGCCACTGCGTGACGTCTGTCCCTGCTGCAAACGGAGCTTTCTGCACCAGCAACTGCGCCGTGCGCGGTGACGATTGCTGATCAGTGAGCGTGACTGTAAGGGGTAGCTCGTCTTTGTTCGCGGCAGCTTCGGGCGCAGTTGTAAGTTCAACCGATTGCCCGGCTGTGTCCAGAGTCCCAACAAACGTGTTCGTCACGCCGGATTCTGCCGGTAGGTTATTCAATAAAGAATACCGCGGTGGATCGAACGGCAGCACTTGCGTGCCATAGTCGATCCAGCCTGCGTTCTGCATTCTGGTATACAGCCAACTCGGCTTCCACGGCCGCTGCAAAGAATACGCCGACGAGTACACCGACGCTGCCCACAAGATCGCCAACAGCAGCACCAGCTTCTTCGACGTTAACACACGTTCAACGGCCGGAATCATGCCGTAAAACCAGAAGGGTGCTAGCCACAAAACCCAACGCAGCGCAGACGAATTGCCTCCGTAGTTGTAGTTCTCGGTGCGTGTGAGATAGAACGTCAGCACCGCTGCCGAAATCACAATGCCCATCCACATCACCGGCCAATCGCTTCGCTTTCGTCCCGCTTTCACGGCGAAGGACCAACCCGCAATCGTAAGCAGAAACATGGGCGTCAAAGAAAGGATTCCGTGATGGCCCAGCACGCAGTGAAACAGGTACACCAACGGCGATTCCTGATTGGCGTCGATACCTTGAGGCTCAGCCCAATAACTTGGCACGCCTTCATGCACGAACACATATTTTTCGGTGCCGTAATAGGTGTAAAACGGCTTGATGCCGCCCGTGCAAATCCAGTTGGTAACGAAAAACGCGGCCAACGGGATGACGGCCGCCGGGACGTAGTACTTGGCCGTGCGGCGCCAATCGATGGACACCACAAACAGAAACGAAAGCACTCCAAACAGTGCAGCGGGCAATTCGAAGCAGCACGTCAATGCCGCGAAGAATCCGACAGCCGCAAAATCAGCGGGCTTCGGTTGATCGGATTGCCTGAGGCGTACAATTGCCGCCAGGCTAAAGATCAGACTCACAGCACCGGGCGTGTGATTGTTTAGCGTGGTAAAAAACGGATTCAGCATCGTCGCGAAGCCGGCCGTTGCCAATAGAACTCGGCGAGCGGACGCAGAGACGTTCAACAAACGCAGCGACTTTTGAAACGCCAACAAAGCCAACACCATGGGAAGCACGTTGATGATCAGCAGAAGCAATCGCGTGACGGTTGCGGTTTCTGTGAACAGGTCGTAACCCAGAGTCTGCTTTTCCAGCCAATAAAGGCCGGCCACCATCGTCGGAAACAGAGGCGGCTTTGACGAATAGAAGTGCCACGGTTCGTCGTCGCTTTCTCGATGGCGCACCTTATCGATTGTAGACCACTGCGGCACCTGATCGATTTCATCAATGTGGTACGTGCCTCGTTCCACCAGCGACCACACGGTACACCAGCGAGAGCGGTCGTTCGCACTTTGCAGCGGGGCACTGTTGCCCACGGAGATGCTCATATAAATCGCGGCGGCAGCGATAATTAGCAAGCTGAGAATATCGGTGCGAGCGCGATCGGTTGGAGGCAGATTCTGAGGCGGAAGGTTCATGCGAGCAGTGTAGCGATCGGCTCAAGGAATTGGGCGTGCGAAAACGGAACGACTCCCGAATTGGGGACGGCAAAGCGACGGCGATCAGCTTATTCACGCAGCGAGGTCCGCACAATTCGGCCCGAATCCAGCGTCCATTGAGCGGTCTGCGTCAGCAGAGTCGTCACCACGTCCGGCGTTTCCACGATACGAATCAATTCTGCCGTGAAGCCCAATCCGGATGCCTGCGGTCGAAACCGGAAGTCCGCGATTCGGCCAAACGCGGGACTACTGACGGACAAAACTCCGTCGTGAAACGAAATACCGCGAACGCCGTACAGATCCAGCGACAGGTCAGAAAAGCTGTCCAGTTGCTGGATCGTTTCAAACACGCCCGTGCGAATGTTGAGAATGACGACCTTCGCGTCCCACGTGACAGCGATCACGCGATCGTCATCAAACTTCTCCATCTCATAAATCCACTGGCCAACATTGTGAGCGTGCACGGTTGCCACCGGATTGGCCGACTGCAAACTACCCGGCGCAAAAACGCTGAAGACTTTATCCGGCGTTGTGTCGTGCAACACCACGCGAGTTCCATCGTCCATCACGACAACTCGCCCGGAACGACTACCGCCAAAACCGTAGCCATGTTGAGGCAGGAATTCGTAAACAGATGCAGGTGTGGAACCGTAGCGCCCTGTGTCACGCCAGCCAGCGAATGTCAGCATCTTCGCACTCAGCCGATCCAGCAGGATAATTTCGTCATCAGTGATTGTGATGGAATACCATCTTAGCGCGGCATCCACTTCGTAGACTCGATGAATGACGGGCGCCTCCGAATCTGTGACGTCCAGGACCAAAAGGAACTCATCCGCAACAGGTTCGCTGGATATCTTTCGGCCAGCGTGTATCGCGATGTATTCGCGCTTCGAAGTCGGATCAACATACGTGCCCGCGACGCCGCCCCAGTCATTGAGCACCCCGAACTGCGGATCGACAAATTGCGTCGGCAACGTCACTTCGGATATCTGGTTCGTTTCCGCCGAATACTCCACAATCGAACGACGACTGCCACGGTATTCGAACAGCAGTTTGTCGTCAGTGATCACCGTCGCCTGGTCCACAGGGCTCGCGACGGGAATCGACGTGTAATCACCAACGGTCCAGGTATCGGCGTTCACTTTTTTAGAAAGTTCCGTCAGCACCAGAACGTGCAAGCCGCCGGACGTGCTGATCAGTTTCGCGCCGGTTGATGTTTGCACCAATCGGCCGCTGTAGCCGGAAACCAACGTCGACGAATTGGAGACACTTAAGCGGCCATCTGGTGTCGCCAATACCTTCAACAGTACGCTGTGTTCACGATTGCTGAAGATGGCGATGTGGCTGTCATCGACATCGGCAATCCGGCTTGGGTCGACGTAATTGTCGTTGGGGTCACGGTAGTTGAAGTCGCTGGGATCACGTGACGCGTCGGGCAGATAATCGACCAGATCGACGAATCCAAATTCGTAGGTCTGAGTGTTGTTCCATGTCAAAAACCCGTTGCGATCAGTCGACAGGTAGAACAAGGTGCTCTGGCCATTCGGTAACGCAACCGTTTTTAGCTTCCCACCAAGGTACGGCCCCGCAAACGGGCTGCGCGAAATGAATGCCACCGCATTTCCAGCTTGGTCTGCGGCGTTCGTCAGCGTTTTTGCGGTCGGATCGTACGTCTTGACGACGATTCCAGCGACGGTCGGAGTCGCCAGAAACACGGTGTAGGTGCCGTTATCGCGAGCCACCGCCGACACCTGCATGGCTCGCCCGCTTGTTAAAATGAAGCCCTGGTCCGTTTCAGTCGCTGCTGGAACTCCCACTTCAAAAAGCTGACCGGCGGCATCCACATCCAGAATTCGCAACCGGTCGCTGCGGTTGAACACCACCAGAATTTGGCCGTTGGACAGCACTTCGACATCCATCGCGTCCGGCGCGGTGTTGGCTGCTCCGGGCGACAATTGGAACTCCGATACAACGCGCCACTGTTTGACGTTGACGATCCGCAGCTCATTGGAACCGCGGCTAAGCACCAGAAGACGATCGTCGTCCAGAAACGTCATGTCGCCGACGTTGGTTCCCATCGGCAGATCAGCAAACTGCAATTCGTTGCGGCCGGTATCGTTATTCTGGATCACGGGCCGAGCAGGAAATCCCTGATCATCCAGTTCAAACCGTGCCAGCACTGAAGCGCCAAACGATTCACCCAGACCATTGGCGACCAGAAGATATTGCTTCCCGTTGTCGTCATAACGCTCGACAAGATTGGGTGAGGCCAGCGGCAAGGCGGCCGGGTCGTCGACGTCGTAAAGGTCAAGCTGCGTTATTCGAGTCGAATCGACGGTAAACTCAGTTCCGTTACTCCATTCTCCAGCCAGCCCGAAAGCAGTATTGTGAGCTCGCACCCAAAAACGGTAGCTGCCGTCGGCGAGTCCCTCCTGCAGGGAATAATCGGAATGGCTCGCCACACCA
This DNA window, taken from Fuerstiella marisgermanici, encodes the following:
- a CDS encoding tetratricopeptide repeat protein, with protein sequence MHCHKGEGIRLGGELMAKGEQEFPNEEGSRSSVRLMRRLVYCLLLFVVVARGPAIGQDSRPVLPFAGTDAVSILNDNGTTDRLTGTIENIAGETLRIRRSGRGNIQVLHMSDVAELSFHRSAAWDSGLNLWQAGEFKKAFAALSQALRQEDRDWAWCELQANIAKLLVRMGDRDAAVDRIEQILQKDDRSRHVCLLPLVWDESLLADERVNASPEDLGNPLPARRLVAASALLHNTVHRPAAAAVLHRIRQQQGLDRLGELAGAQLWRLPMLDKPDSRNPLAQVWSDQVREMPVECRNGPQYVVARILQRQHQYDKAALGFLWTSLMNPIDEALAAKSLVAAIDCLQQAGRPNEAHVMSAELKLRFPKASATREFQSRATNE
- the rlmB gene encoding 23S rRNA (guanosine(2251)-2'-O)-methyltransferase RlmB produces the protein MSRSSGSRRSRKRQLQASHQKNWLIGRHAVVETLTAQHWPVDELFLSEELANDVVNEVAGLAEQADVNWQMVPAARVSELCHAEHHQGMAARMGPFSYSDVESLLATCSAESSDATTGRSPIVVVCDRIQDTFNFGAILRCCDAMNVAGVVIGAAEQATVTPQVARSSAGAVNYVPIVMSESVVNAVGRLAEAGFAIAAASEKSESVAWDADLKRPIALIVGSEARGVSDELLERCDLRLRIPMMGQVESLNAAVATGMLLYEIRRQQV
- the rsfS gene encoding ribosome silencing factor; the protein is MSDPSASSEQPNDSSDADSPVENGQPMAESAEPDFDPTFDTETVTQPRDEQLYQRSLANALIAARCADEMRARDIVVLDMTKIASIVDFFVIGTGTSRRQMHAIADEVNRKLKGEEGNTRLNIEGYRTEGNWILMDFGDVVLHVFTEEGRQLYDLENLKADAERVDWQNL
- a CDS encoding DUF1499 domain-containing protein — its product is METGRSRSKSIATNEIAGENNGSRMARRAATPNLPRPAGLNRMQIYLLIAGGVLAVGVAGVFLLSLTASPPKSLGVHDGKLAELPDTPNCVSTQTQNPDQRMTPLAYDGSPEGALSKLREIVESMPRSRIVEQRDLYLRAEFRSAVFRFVDDVEFLIDPESDQIHFRSASRVGHSDMGVNRDRMERIRERMVQAGTTTI
- a CDS encoding DUF2752 domain-containing protein; the protein is MNVTNSTDRPDRYTRILLSILAAGLLSVFAIAVGLEPDPRGFGTHQQLGLPGCQFRKWSGFACPHCGMTTSFSNLVRGRFEDAWRANPLGIVLAAVFAVSIVWSLTTAVTGRWMVTDQPFQWFVFGAIGYLVLSVAIWLLTTF
- a CDS encoding endonuclease/exonuclease/phosphatase family protein, translated to MIGWIVRLCSCWLLGVSMHAHAADDATVRVATYNVSLNRKTEGALVRDLQNNDAQATKVARVLRTIQPNIVLLNEFDYDKAGVAAELFRSKYLESDIPGLQKLAMPYAYCDAANTGEPSGLDLNKDGSTDGPADAFGFGNFPGQYGMLLLSKYPIRSEDVRTFRKLLWHNVPDAAAPVDPKTNQPWYSDEVWQRLRLSSKSHWDVPVQIGDKVLHVLASHPTPPAFDGPEDRNGRRNHDEIRFWADYVSNPSDDNRGNWIRDDAGRMGGIAKEQPFVLLGDLNADPVDGGSHQHAIRRLLEHPRVNSTFTPKSDGGAAAAKQQGKANAKQQGDAAFDTADFSDRVVGNLRVDYVLPSRECQVKAGAVVWPQSGEPLADAIDCSDHRMVWLDLAFP